The window aaattttagtgactaaatgagcacaattttaaaaattagatgactaaatgagcataaatctaaaagttaagtgacaaaaccaaaaattaaataaataaataagcctAAAGTCAAAAGTATAATGactttttaaaacttaaaaaaaattaaataatcaaTGAGTACAAAACTTAAATCCTTTCTTTTAACACTTACACAAACAAAGGTTTCGTATAATTACtaaaaaaaaggtaaaaaatcaaacaacatgTTAAATCTTTTAACAGTTCCTATAGAATTAAAGAGGCAATCGAAATCAGAACCCACCACCCCTTTTCATAGCCCTAGAAATTCTTCCACAATTCAATGATTCATGAACATTAATATCCAATTGTTTCCCCCCTCCCCCTTCCCTCCCTTTAATAGATAAATCATCCGCCATCAACATTTCTCTCTATCTTCACGCAGTTTGATCTCCTTTGAAGAAAAATGCAGTCGACCATGAACATCAGAACCACCTACGGCCTCCCTCTTTGCCTCTCCGGACTCACCAATCACCACcacctttctctctctaaacagtctctctctctctctctctctcactctctcaccCTTTTCGACACATTTACACACAGTTTTTGTGTCTGAATTTGTGTTTTTTTCACAACAGGATTGCAGATCATGATCGGAGACGAGAGGCAATGAAGGTAGCTACATCGGAAACCAGAAGTCGCGGCGGCGTAATCGACGGAGAGGtaagagaaaatgaagttatccACAGATCATCAGATCTGAGAAAGTTTAGCGGCGACGATGATGATCAATCATCACTTCTTCATACTTCATGTACAGCCAAAGCTGCTTAGGAGTTCCATTTTCAgtctattttgatttttttttttactttatatatTTGAAAACTCTTATGATCTTCATGGATCAGCTTCGaatttgccctaatttgatttgTGAAAGCAACTATGGTACTTTCTGTTATGAATTATGATCTCTTGATTTGATTATCATGATCATGATCCACGCCATGTTCAATTTCTTTTTATCAATCATGAATTTACTGTGATACTGTCTACAGTGTCAATGGCTGGACTGGACCATTTGGAATTTGGATCACGCCATTAAATGTGTTCTTGCGACATTTCAAGAAAAAAATTCCGTacaaatttaataataataaaaatattttttattcttattGATATGTCTCTTTTTATCTATGTATTCAACACAAAACTAGATCATTATCTGTTTATTCTTTGTGTCTCAAAacatataataatattaaaagtaCAAATAATATATAGGTTTGAAAATCACATCCACAAAAAGTTTGATCTTAACTTTAACTTTGTAATTTGTaatttattagaaaaaaaatttTGTAATTTGTCTTTTAACTTTAACTTTCTAAGAATATTATAGCCATAAAAATGTTCTCTCACTATTATACAAATATATGTGTATATGGCTTAAAGATAAGATGTTTAGTTACAAATAGATATTCCTATAGACAATTGTTGATGTTATACGTGGCACTGATAATATCATGACAAAAGTATTTGTGTTTATAACAAGACATAGAAacccatttttattttataattatttttagggagacataaaaataaaaacccATTTTTGTGTTATAGAAACCTAGAGTGATAAAAGTCATGAAATTAGTAA of the Lactuca sativa cultivar Salinas chromosome 6, Lsat_Salinas_v11, whole genome shotgun sequence genome contains:
- the LOC111877502 gene encoding uncharacterized protein LOC111877502, with the translated sequence MQSTMNIRTTYGLPLCLSGLTNHHHLSLSKQIADHDRRREAMKVATSETRSRGGVIDGEVRENEVIHRSSDLRKFSGDDDDQSSLLHTSCTAKAA